From Shewanella acanthi:
CATTTTTGCCACAAATAACTGCACACACCTCTTCCATGTTCATTATTTCTAACATAGCATAGAAAATATTCGCCACCCATAACGAAGACCTGACCTCATTGAACAAGGCAAAGGACAAGGTAAACATCATGGCAGATTCAACCTATTCTTCTAAAGAGCCAACGACGCTCGAACATTACTGGATGCCCTTCACTGCTAATCGCCAGTTTAAGGCCAGTCCGCGACTACTCGCCAAAGCTGAAGGCATGTATTACACCGATGTTGATGGCAATCAGGTCCTAGATTCCACCGCAGGTTTATGGTGCTGTAACGCTGGCCATGGTCGCAGAGAAATCAGTGAAGCGGTGAGCAAACAAATTCGTGAAATGGATTACGCCCCGTCGTTCCAAATGGGTCATCCCTTAGCGTTCGAACTCGCCTCGCGCTTAACCGAATTAAGCCCAGAGGGGATGAATAAGGTCTTCTTTACCAACTCAGGCTCAGAATCCGTCGATACCGCTCTCAAAATGGCGCTGTGTTACCACAGAGCCAATGGTCAGGCATCGCGTACTCGTTTTATTGGCCGAGAACTCGGTTACCACGGTGTCGGCTTTGGTGGGATTTCAGTGGGTGGCCTGAGTAATAACCGCAAGGCCTTTAGTGGACAATTACTCCAAGGTGTCGATCATCTTCCCCACACCTTAGATATTCAAAATGCCGCCTTCACCCGCGGTCTACCTGAATTTGGCGCAGAGAAGGCCGAGGTATTAGAACAATTAGTGACCCTGCATGGCGCCGAAAATATCGCGGCGGTGATTGTAGAACCTATGTCTGGTTCAGCTGGTGTGATTCTGCCGCCACAGGGCTATTTAAAACGCCTACGTGAAATTACCCAAAAATACGGCATCCTGTTGATTTTTGATGAAGTCATCACAGGCTTTGGCCGTGTTGGCGCCGCCTTTGCCAGCCAGCGCTGGGGCGTCACGCCGGACATTATCACCACAGCCAAGGCCATCAATAATGGCGCTATCCCCATGGGCGCGGTGTTTGTGCAGGACTATATCCACGATACCTGCATGCAGGGGCCGACCGAATTAATCGAGTTCTTCCACGGTTATACCTATTCAGGGCACCCAGTAGCCGCTGCAGCAGCGCTCGCCACCTTATCCATTTATGAAAATGAACAGCTATTTGAGCGCAGCATGTCGCTGGAACGTTATTTCGAAGAGGCGGTTCACAGCTTGAAGGGCTTGCCAAACGTGATTGATATCCGCAACACGGGATTGGTCGCTGGCATCCAGCTGGCACCATCAAGCCAAGGCGCGGGTAAACGTGGCTACAGCGTGTTCGAGCATTGTTTTCGCCACGGCACACTTGTGCGGGCAACGGGTGACATCATTGCCATGTCTCCGCCACTGATTGTAGAAAAACACCATATAGACCAGATGATTAACAGCTTAAGCGATGCTATCACCGCCGTTGGATGATACGGCTTGTATTTACTCACCCGCATAAGGGATTAAAGGTTACCTATGTTAAAGATCACCCATTTTGTTAACGGCCAACATACGCCAGCTAGCAGCAGAACCCAGGATATTTTTGAGCCCGCCACGGGCGAGCGTCGGGGCGAAGTCTCCCTCGCAAGTTGCGATGAAGTCTCACAGGCCATCGCAGCGGCAAAAACGGCCTTCGATTCTTGGTCACAGGTAACCCCCTTAAATCGCGCCCGAGTCCTGTTTAAATTTAAAGCGCTGGTTGAAGCGCATATGGATGAACTGGCAGAGCTTATTACCCGCGAGCATGGCAAAGTACTCGACGATGCCAGAGGCGAGCTTATCCGCGGCCTTGAAGTCGTCGAATTTGCCTGTGGTATCCCGCATCTACTCAAGGGTGAACATACCCAGCAGGTCGGTGGCGGAGTGGATGCCTGGTCAGTCAATCAAGCTTTAGGTGTTGTCGCAGGGATTGCCCCCTTTAACTTCCCCGTGATGGTTCCCATGTGGATGTTCCCAATCGCCATTGCCTGCGGTAACACCTTTATTATGAAACCCTCGGAAAAAGACCCAAGTTCGGTCATGCGTATCGCCGAACTGCTTAAAGAAGCAGGCTTACCCGATGGGGTCTTTAACGTAGTAAATGGCGATAAAGAAGCCGTCGATACCCTGCTAAGCCATCCCGATATTCAGGCGGTAAGCTTTGTGGGTTCAACGCCCATTGCCGAATACATCTATTCCACAGCATCGAAGCACGGTAAACGCGTTCAAGCCCTCGGCGGCGCCAAAAACCATATGCTGTTGATGCCAGATGCGGATCTCGACCAAGCCGTGAGCGCCTTAATGGGCGCGGCCTACGGCAGTGCCGGTGAGCGTTGTATGGCCATCTCCGTTGTATTAGCGGTCGGCGATGTGGGCGATAAATTAGTCGAGAAACTCCTTCCACAAATTAAAAGCCTAAAAGTCGGTAACGGCCTCACTCCTGAAATGGAAATGGGGCCGCTGATTTCACAGCAGCATCTTGCCAAAGTGACTCAGTTTGTCGAAGCAGGCCTTAATGAAGGTGCAACTCTGTTAGTCGATGGCCGCAACTTAAGCGTTGAAGACCACCAGCAGGGCTACTTCCTTGGCGCCTGCCTTTTCGACCATGTCACTGCTGATATGAGCATTTACCGTGAAGAGATTTTTGGCCCTGTGCTCGCCATTGTGCGCGTAAAGGATTATCCAACGGCACTTGAGCTTATCAATCAACACGAATTTGGTAACGGCACCGCCATATTTACCCAAAGCGGTGAGGCGGCGAGACATTTTTGTCACCATGTGCAGGTCGGTATGGTCGGCGTTAACGTGCCGATTCCTGTGCCAATGGCCTTCCACAGCTTTGGCGGATGGAAGCGCTCATTATTTGGTCCGCTGCATATGCACGGCCCAGATGGCGTGCGTTTTTACACTAAGCGCAAGGCGATTACCGCGCGTTGGCCCGTGGGCAAAAGCACCCAAGCCGAATTTGTTATGCCCACCATGAAATAACGGCCGAGGGTTAAATAATGACAGTTAGTGTTAACGCCATTGTAAGATTCGCTGCGACCCATTCTCCAGTTGAAACCTATCAACTGCCGGCAGAAAAGTTGGTTACTGGGAATCCAACCCAAACACTGGAAAATCACTATTCAAGCCCGTGCAATCAGTTTCACAGTGGAATTTGGCAAAGTGAATCAGGTACTTGGAATGTGAACTATACCGAATACGAGTATTGCGAAATCCTCGAAGGCAGCAGTATTATCACAGATACGCAAGGGCAATCTCAGTCCTTTAGCAAGGGCGATCGTTTTATCATTCCCGCGGGCTTTCAGGGGACGTGGGAAGTCTGCGAGCCCTGCCGCAAGGTGTACGTCATTTTCGAGCAAAAGTAAGGCGCTTTTGCACCTTACCTCGATTATCTGGCTAACTTGGTTAGCCTTATTCGCCAAAGATGTCGCAGCAACGGAATTTCCTAGGCTGATGTTTGGCAAAACAACGGATATAATACACTGTTATTTAAACAAAAAATAATCAGTGATACATCCGTGTCAACCAAAAATGGGAGAAATACCGTGTATAACAATCTGAATAAAAAACGGCTAGTACCACTGGTCGCGCTGGCGCTAAGCGCGACATTATTCACTGACATTGCTGCGGCTGAAGTCTCTGGTGAAATTGCTGTTACCAATGATTATCGCTTCCGCGGCATTTCGCAAACCGCGGGCGATCCCGCTGTGCAAGCAGGGGTTGATTGGAGCTTCGAGTCAGGTTTCTCTGTGGGCGCTTGGGCCAGTAACGTTGACTTTGATGAGCCAGGCTACAACGGCCCAGACATTGAATACGATTTCTATGTCGCCTACGGCGGTGAAATCAATGAAGATATCAGCTACGACGTGACCTTAAACCGTTACAACTACTCTGGCGACAGCGATCTTGGCTATTTCGAAGTCACTGCCGGCGTTGAATACAGCGGTTTCCGTTTAGCTTACTGGTTCACAGACGATTACAGTGGCACTGATTTAGATTATCACTACACCGAACTTAACTATTCCTATGAATTCGTTGAGAACTGGAGCGTCGATTTTCACTACGGCTACAACGCTGGCGATGCATTAGACGATGGCGAAGGCTTCGATAGCTATTCAGACTATTCAATTGGCGTTTCAACTGAGTTAGCTGGTTTTGGCCTGTCGCTGGCTTGGTTAGGCTCTGATTTAGATGGCGCGCAAAAGGTATCTAAGGGCGCAGGGCGCAACGACGATACAATCCTTGCAACCGTTAGCTACGCGTTCTAATTGCTAGTTTAGGCTCAGTCTCAACATTCACTAAAAAGCCCTCATTCGAGGGCTTTTTATTTTCTGTTCATCTATTACCAGTGGCGCATTTTATGCCCCTTAACGGCATAGAACAGGATAAATAAATAACAAGGTAACATCACCATATAGCCGCCCTGCTGACCCATATCAGTGGCTGAACTCATCAGGCCCCAGAACAGTGGTCCAAAGGCGCCGCCCGCGATCCCCATGATAAGGAGCGCAGAGCCCGTACTCGTGAACTTACCTAAACCTGACAACGCTAAAGGCCAAACCGCTGGCCACACGATGGCATTGGCTAAACCAAGGAAAGCAATCAGCAATAATGTATCTGGCAGCGCAACACCGCCAAATGGTACTAATAGCGTATTTGCAATGACGTAGGAATTGTTATCTCCAAACAGAATACCCAAGGTTAATAGCAAACCGAGAATCGCCGAAATCATCAGTGCGGTAGGCTGGGAGATAAATCGCGGGATAAGCAAAATGCCTAGGGTGTAACCCAGCACCATACACACCATGGTATAGGAGGTCATCACCCCGTAGTGCTCTACGCCAAGTGAGAGCGCAAAGGTGCCAATGGTATCACCGGCAATCACCTCGACCGCAACATATACGAATAGCGCAATCACACCAAGGGCAAGGTTTGGGTGGGAAAGCGTCGCCTTGATTTGGCCTTTGTCAGCAGCCTCTGCCACCTCTTCGCTATTGCTCAGTTCTGGCAATGGCGACTTTTTAACCGCTATTGCTAACACCCCGATAAAAATTGCCATACCAAGGTAAGGTAATACTAAGCCATTGGCCATCTCATCGATTTGCGCTTGAGATAAGGTTGTGCCGATACGGTCCTTAAAGCTATCTAAAATCAGCGCCGAGAAAACTAACGGGGCAATCACGCCTGCGCCCTTATTTAAAATCCCCATGACGCTAACCCTTGCTGCGGCAGACTCTTCAGGGCCTAAGCGAACGACATAGGGGTTTACTGCAGTTTGCAGTAGGGTTTGCCCTGCCCCCATCACTAATTGGGCACACAAAAACAGTGCAAAAACTTGGGTCTTAGCCGCAGGGATAAATAACAAGCCAGCCAGCATCATAATGCCCATGCCAAGCGCCATACCATTTTTATAGCCAACCTTACGGATAACCCAGGCCGATGGCAGCGCGGTAAAGGTCACCGCAATATAAAAAGAAAATAGAATTAACGAAGCTTGAAAGGGATTGAGCTGCAATATCTGCTTTAGATAGGGCATTAAGGAGCCATTTAACCAAGTGGCAAATCCGAGGATAAAAAAAAGTGCCGCCACTATCGCCATGGGAATAAAGCTGCTTTTCTGCTGGCTTTTATCGAGTGTCATTTCCATAAACCTGCTTCTTATAGTAATTAATTTAATAGGTTGGGACTCAAAACCGCGAGTTAGCCCGAATTGTAACCCGTCTTCAAGGCCAGATGTTAGCATCCAACTGCGCCATTGTTTCATCGATGTTAAAACAAACAACACAAAAAGACAACGCTGTCATTTGTTATTTATATCTTCAATCGAAAGCACTGCAGAAGCATTTACTCTCTTAATGTGATGTGCACATTCACAAATCATAAAAAGCCGCAGTAAAAACTGCGGCTTAATTGAAATAAAACCTCACCACTGTGAACCAATTAAGCGGAACAACCTTTAAATTCGCACAAAAATCTTTTTGCGATACATCCAATACAGCAGAAGCCACTGAACCGCGAGTAAAGCAATCACAGCGCCAAGTGGCTGCGCAGTTTCAGGTAAGGCCCCAATAATCCCACCAAACAGACTTTGAGATAGGTACTTCCAATCCACTAGGCTGGACGCAAGGTAAATAATGATGGCATTGCTTCCTATCACGACAAATACAAAGGCGAGTCTATGCCAGTGAAGCACATCAATAACGCCATAGAAAAATGCCAACAGCAACATGCTCCAGCCGCAGGTCACCAGTACAAAGGAGCTCGTCCAAAGATCCTTATTCACAGGAATAATGCCATCTAACAGCCATCCCAGCGCGAGGCTCAAAGCGCCCACAAACGCTAATAATGCAACCTTGGTCCACTCCCCTTGGGGATGGGGTTTGACAATAAAATGCCCAACGAATACCCCGACTAGCGCGTTAACGATCGCAGGTAGCGTTGATAATATGCCCTCGGGATCTGGCGTTCTGGCTTGATAACTGATACCAGGAAGTAAAAGACTGTCCACATAAGCATTAAGTGAATCTGCCTGAGAAAAACTGCCCGCTTGCCCCGTAGGATAAGGCAGCCATAGCTGCATCACGCCATAGGTCACTAAGATCCCTAAAGCCACTGCGATTTGCGCTCTCAAACTGGTGTGCCAAACCAAGATTGCTGCGAAAAACCACGCGAAGGCAATGCGGCCTAACACGCTGGCATAGCGAATTTTATCGGGATCGGCCGGTATTCCTGTCCCCCAACCGTGGTTATAAACAACGCCAAGTAACAGTAATAAACCTAAGCGTTTAACACCGTGGCGATAAACAGGCAGGCGCTCAACCATAGGTAATTTGTCTAAACGTTTAGGAGAAAGACCCAGCGCAACACCGGACAGAAAAATAAACAGCGGAAAGATCAAATCGTAGAAACGGAAGCCATGCCACTGGCTATGGTGCATTTGCTCATCGCCCCACTGCCATCCCGCCCAGCCAGTAAGCAGCAATAATGCAGCAAATAGTCCTTCAGCGCCTAATATCCAAAACATATCGAAGCCCCTAAGGGCATCGAGGGACTTAAGCCTTTGCTTCGACTTCGCTAAATTTGTAGGCTGATCGCTTTGCCCCCCACGTTCGGATAACGCTCCCATTCCCTTTCCTTTATTATTGTTATTTTGAGTGTTTTTCATTCATTTGTACAAAATCGCAACTGTATATTTAAAAATCGTAGCCCCGGTTATCAAAATAATCTGTGGATGAATTTTAAACAATCAATAATATCAATGAATTAGCTTAATAATCATCCACTACTGATAGCGATTACAGACTTAGCAGAGTACAAAATAAATTAGCCACGATGATAAACTTGCTGCCCGGCAATATAGTTCGCCAAGACTTGGTTTTTCCCATTTAGCAACAGTAAATCGGCTCGGTATCCTGATGCGATTGTTCCGTATTGCTTATCAATGCCTAAAAACTGCGCAGGATAAAGGGATGCCATACGAAGCGCCTCATCGAGCCCTAACCCTAACATACTCACGGTATTATCAACGGCGCTCGCCATATCCAGCACACAACCCGCCAGTTCCCCAGTGACCGCATTGAGCCTGTCTCCAACACGCTGCACTTGAGTGCCAAACAGCTCAAAGCTGGTCTCATCGTCCATGCCAACGGGCGGCATCGCATCGGTGACTAGCATCATCTTACCGCGCGGTTTGGCTCTAAGAGCAACTTTGGCTGATGCAGGGTGAACATGGTGGCCATCAACAATGAGACCGCACCATGAATATGGGTCTTCAATCGCAGCGCCCACCATACCAGGCTCACGTGAACCTAGGGCCGACATAGCATTAAAGAGGTGAGTAAAGCCCGTCGCACCGGCTTCTAATGCCGCAACCACGGTTTGGTAGTCCGCATTCGAGTGGCCTAAGCAGACCTTAACCCCAGCGTCGACTAATTTTCGGATAACCGCGGAAGATACATTCTCAGGCGCCAAAGTCACTACCCTAAGCCCGAGATCCTGACGGCAGAAAATCTCAATCTCCGCTTCAGAGATTTCGCGAATAAAACCTTGGGGATGAACGCCCTTCTTTGGCACCGATAAGTGCGGTCCCTCAAAATGCACCCCGAGAACGCCTTTACTGTGATTGGCAACGGCTTTAGCCACCGCATCGGCAGCCTTGGCCATCACGCTCACATCGTCGGTAATCAAGGTAGGTAAAAACCCCGTAGTGCCAAATTGCGCATGCGCCCGACCGATGGTTTCGATACAAGCAACGCTTGGCGTGGCATTAAATAATGCGCCACCGCCGCCATTGACCTGCACATCAATAAAACCAGGCACAAGTGTCCCTGCGACGCGGATTTCCTTCGCGCCAGCAACCGTATCCAAACTGATAATATGGCCATCTTCAATGGATACAGGCAGATGTTGATGGAACTCATGGCCATCAAATACACGCTCGGCAATCAGGGTAAACGTCATCTCAAACCTCTTTAAAATACAGCGCTATAGCCTTACAAGCTTACAGGGTTTGGGTCACTTTTTTGAGACCTGCAGGCTGATCAGGGTCGATACCACGGGCAATCGCAACGGCGGCAACATCGATATAGAATCGTTGCAGTAGCGCCAGTGGTGCAACACGTGGGTGGATCTCGAACGCGGTTTGATTTAAATGAACAAGAATGGCACCGCGCTCCTTCACATTGGCAATCTGCTCGATATGACTGGCGTAGGACTCATCACCAATACATACATCGACGATAGTAAGTTTTTTCTCAACTAGCGTCACCGGACCGTGCAGGAACTCAGCACTGCTAAAGGCCTCGGCATGAATAGAGCACACCTCTTTTAATTTCAGGGCAATTTCCTTAGACACCGCATAACCTAAACCGCGACCTAGTACCACGAGGTTTTTCACATCCTCAACCGACTCAGCAGTGAGTTGCGGCTCGGCATCCACTGCGCTCTGTAGCGCTTGGGGTAAAGAATTGACCGCATCCTTTAAAGACTCATTCTGTGTCCAAGCCGCAGCTAACTGCAGGATGGCAGATAAGGTCGCAAGGTAACTCTTCGTTGCAGCAACCGCGTGCTCAACACCCGCACGCAGTGGCACTACCATATCGACAATGTCCTTAATCGGCGCGCTTTCATCATTAACAAGCGCGACACAATAAGCACCCGCGTTTTTCGCCATACGGGCCTGTGCCAAAATATCTGGGCTGCGACCCGATTGCGAAATCACAATCACGAGGCCACCTTCAAGTTGTAAGCTCTTTCCATAGACGCTGGCAACTGAAGGGGCTGCGGCAAAAGTAGGAACACCCGCTTCAATCTCAAATAAATACTTAGCAAACACGCCGGCGTGATCCGATGAACCACGGCCAACAATCATCACAAATCGAGGAGCATATGCACGTAGCTGCTCACCGAGGGATTGCATAATGCCTTGGTTGGCCGTAATTTGCGCGGCGATTTTTTGCGGGGCGGTGCGAGCTTCTTGCTCCATAATAGTGTTAGTCATGTTCTTACCTTAAGAGTCATCGTTATTCTGCTGCATGGATTATTTGAGGTTGTTAACACTCAAGCCATTACCTACAGCAGCTTATTTCGTAAATTCTTGCTGGGCGAAATACATGGCGCCAAGTTCTGGCGGCGCTAGGGTTTCGGAAATTTTTGCAACCACATCGGTGCCAAGCCAAGGCCTTAAAGGCTCTGCAAGGCCACCTATCATGGAGAAGCGCACAGGATTGAGACTAAAGAGTTTTCGCGCCATCTCGCTAATATAGCCAGCGCCTTCCTGCACGATAGCCGCAGCGACCTTATCCCCTGAAACAGCACAATCCAGTACGCCTTTGGCAAGTTCCGCATAACAGCTTGATGATTTACCTGCCAAATGCTCAACAATCCCAAGGGCATCTTTTACATCAAAATGTTGCAGCAACATTGGCGTCAGCTTTGTCGGCTCAGCAAAACCATCAAGAGTTAGCAGCACATGTTCAGCGGCCTTTAACCCGAGCCAGGCACCACTCCCTTTGTCACCTAAAGCAAAACCGTGGCCGCCAATACTGAGACTTGCCTCTCCCACATGGGCATAACCGCAGGAACCGGTGCCAGTGATGATCACCGCGCCATCTGCACCGCGATGGGCACCAATGCAGGCGGTATGTAGATCGGTAGTGACATACATGGCCGCAAAGGGATGTTGCCAGTTGATCACATCTTGATATAACCGCGGTACGTTCACACCAGCCAAACCCAGCCCTGCCACCAGCAGTTTGATATCGGTTTGTGCCATTCCTGCATCCCGTAAAGCTAAACGAGTCGATGCCTCAATGGATTCAAAGGTCTGCGCGAGTCCATGCAGCGGATTAGCGCGGCCTGCGACCCCCGTCCCTAAAACTTGACCGTCTGCGGTATAGATAGTGGCGCGGCATTTACTGCCGCCACCATCAACACCGACATATAGTGGTCTCTCTTTTGTCAGGACTCCCCCCATGACACCCCTCTTTCATCTCTAATCTGCTAGACCATCAATTGGCGAAATTCAGCATTTGGCTTGAGTTAAATCTATGTTACAACCAAAATGACAGCGTTGTCATTTTATTTTTGAAAGCAAATGCGAATTAATTTAAAAATGGCTTTCCACACTACATTGGAAGATTTAAAAGGCCGTATTTTCCTAGGAAAATACGGCCTGATATTAATTACTTTTCAATAAAGAGGCTGCGGCCGCGGCGATTTCCATCTGCAGCAATAGCGCGAATGTCGAGCGGCGTTTTAACGGCAACACCCTCTTGATAGGTCTGCCAATCACCATTTTGCTCTCGATACTCAATCTTAAGGCCTGGGTAGGCAATATTGGCAAACAGCTTTCCATCCTTAATGCTTGCCCCCACCGTTGGCACTCGGTAATCGATACCCGCCTTATCAAGCTTAATTAACTCCTTATGCCCTAAGGTATTGGCTAATCGCTGCCAATCTTCAGCCTGCCGCGCTCGCATTTCTGGAGTAAAAAAACCGCTGCTTTGATTGTAAACAGCGCCTTGATATTGATAGGGAACCTCCCACTCGGCCTGATGCCAAGCTCGCTCTGCAAGCATCAATAGCCTAGGGAAAATCATATATTCGGCGGTATCATCGCTGCGAATCGTCTCACTCCAAAGCTGTCCTTGAATCCCTCGGAAGGCCTTACCTTGCTTCCTTGGACTCGCGGTAACGTTACCGTCAGCATCTTTTTTCACAGTATCATCCGCCTCAAAGGGCAGATTTTGTAAATCAGTCCACTGCTCGGCATTAGCCGCTAAGTTATCCGGCATGAAGCTAAACACTTTGTGACTATTGGTTGCCCTGCTTGCCCAGTAATAGCCATGCTCCTTTGGATCCGCTTCGTAGGGAAAATCGAAGTACAGCACTTCGGGATTGGACAATACGACATCCCAGCCGTTGTTTAACTGCTTATGGGCCCGCTCATGCCCTTTGTAGGCAATCACATCCCAAATATTAGACTGCACTTTAGCGGGCATTTTTTCGGGGCGAACATGACCCATGCCATCGCTCCAACCTGCAGCCTCAATGCCTTTGCTCGCCAATTGATTGGAAATGCGTTCGATAAAATAGGCGCCCAGATCATCAATGGAAGCTACCCCCTTATCGTTATTAGCGATAAAAGCTAAACATTCAGGGGATTGTTTCCAGGCACCCGCGGTTTCATCGGCGCCAATATGGTAACGAGAAAGCGGCACGCCTGCGGCTTGATGTAATTTGGCAATTTCATCAATCACTTTATCGACAAATTGATAGGTCGACTCCATGCACACATTCAAAGTGTTATCGTCGTAATATTGCACTGAAGAATAGACAGTCTTGTCATTGGCATCGGACAGCAAGTAACGATTCGCCTCACCTTTTTCCCCCTGCGCCATCAGCTTACGGTAACGAGCCTCCATCGATTTGATTGCTGCGCGGCTATGCCCTGGCATATCCATAGATGGGATCACCTGAATTTGGCGAGCATCGGCATACTGTAAAATGTCGATATAATCCTGCTTGCTGTAAAAGCCATTGACGCTAGTATCGGCAAAGGGGCCGCTGCCCAGTTGCGGCAATAAACACTTATCCTCATCTAAATCGTGACACCGTTTACTACCAATATCGGTAAGCTCCGGCAGATCAGCAATTTCTAAGCGCCAGCCCTCATCGTCGGCCATATGCAGATGTAATTTGTTGAGCTTATAAGCCGCCATTTGATCGAGCAGCTTAAAGATCATTTCCTTCCCGTGGAAATTACGTGCCACATCGATGTGCATGCCCCTGAAGGGATAACGGGGGCTGTCGGTAATCGTCATAGGATTTACACGCAGATCCTTCACATCGACTAGGCTAGCAAGGGTAGATAGGCCATAGGAAAATCCAGATGCGTCATTTGCGGCGATACGTATTTCAGTTGACGTAATATCAAGCAGATAACTGCCCTCAATACCTTCTCGCTTTTCAAGGTTAACCTTAAGCCCCTGCTCGCTTTGCATCACACCTAATCTTGCAAGGCGTGTTAGCGCTGCGGCGATTTGTTCAGGTTTTAGCAGTTCTTGAATAGCGCCCTGATAAACAATCTTTACCCCCTTACTGAGCAAGACTGATTTATCGTGAGCTTTAATATCAATATGTTGTGGCGTAGGAACAATACTATTGACGGCAAGCGCGGCATTATCACTTACGGCAGCATTGTTGATATATAACTGTGCTGCAGTGGCGGGAGGCAATTTATCGGCCTCGGTGCGGCGGTATTGCTTTACCATGTCATGGTAAGCCTCGACATAGGGTCTAAGCTCCAGCCCTGTCTCACTGTCTTTTTGAAGCACAGTGCTTGCAATCACCACAGGCGCTAAACCGGGAGACACTAAATAATAATTTGGCATGGCATCGGTTTCAGAAAGCTGCCATAGCTCACCCCGAAACCGTAACGTCTTTTTAATGCCTTGCTGAAAACCCACAAATGCGGCCGTAGGCTCGATACGGTAGAGATCGCCCTTTACGTGGGTAAGTGTGAATTCATCACCTTCAACCGAATGCACTGGACGCATTTGGCTGAAATAAATAGCCCAATCTTTATGGTTAAAATCGATATTCGACTGAAGGTCGATTTCAGCAACAAAACAGCGCCCATCAGCCTG
This genomic window contains:
- a CDS encoding aspartate aminotransferase family protein — translated: MADSTYSSKEPTTLEHYWMPFTANRQFKASPRLLAKAEGMYYTDVDGNQVLDSTAGLWCCNAGHGRREISEAVSKQIREMDYAPSFQMGHPLAFELASRLTELSPEGMNKVFFTNSGSESVDTALKMALCYHRANGQASRTRFIGRELGYHGVGFGGISVGGLSNNRKAFSGQLLQGVDHLPHTLDIQNAAFTRGLPEFGAEKAEVLEQLVTLHGAENIAAVIVEPMSGSAGVILPPQGYLKRLREITQKYGILLIFDEVITGFGRVGAAFASQRWGVTPDIITTAKAINNGAIPMGAVFVQDYIHDTCMQGPTELIEFFHGYTYSGHPVAAAAALATLSIYENEQLFERSMSLERYFEEAVHSLKGLPNVIDIRNTGLVAGIQLAPSSQGAGKRGYSVFEHCFRHGTLVRATGDIIAMSPPLIVEKHHIDQMINSLSDAITAVG
- a CDS encoding CoA-acylating methylmalonate-semialdehyde dehydrogenase, producing MLKITHFVNGQHTPASSRTQDIFEPATGERRGEVSLASCDEVSQAIAAAKTAFDSWSQVTPLNRARVLFKFKALVEAHMDELAELITREHGKVLDDARGELIRGLEVVEFACGIPHLLKGEHTQQVGGGVDAWSVNQALGVVAGIAPFNFPVMVPMWMFPIAIACGNTFIMKPSEKDPSSVMRIAELLKEAGLPDGVFNVVNGDKEAVDTLLSHPDIQAVSFVGSTPIAEYIYSTASKHGKRVQALGGAKNHMLLMPDADLDQAVSALMGAAYGSAGERCMAISVVLAVGDVGDKLVEKLLPQIKSLKVGNGLTPEMEMGPLISQQHLAKVTQFVEAGLNEGATLLVDGRNLSVEDHQQGYFLGACLFDHVTADMSIYREEIFGPVLAIVRVKDYPTALELINQHEFGNGTAIFTQSGEAARHFCHHVQVGMVGVNVPIPVPMAFHSFGGWKRSLFGPLHMHGPDGVRFYTKRKAITARWPVGKSTQAEFVMPTMK
- a CDS encoding cupin domain-containing protein is translated as MTVSVNAIVRFAATHSPVETYQLPAEKLVTGNPTQTLENHYSSPCNQFHSGIWQSESGTWNVNYTEYEYCEILEGSSIITDTQGQSQSFSKGDRFIIPAGFQGTWEVCEPCRKVYVIFEQK
- a CDS encoding TorF family putative porin; translation: MYNNLNKKRLVPLVALALSATLFTDIAAAEVSGEIAVTNDYRFRGISQTAGDPAVQAGVDWSFESGFSVGAWASNVDFDEPGYNGPDIEYDFYVAYGGEINEDISYDVTLNRYNYSGDSDLGYFEVTAGVEYSGFRLAYWFTDDYSGTDLDYHYTELNYSYEFVENWSVDFHYGYNAGDALDDGEGFDSYSDYSIGVSTELAGFGLSLAWLGSDLDGAQKVSKGAGRNDDTILATVSYAF
- the nagP gene encoding N-acetylglucosamine MFS transporter NagP, with the protein product MTLDKSQQKSSFIPMAIVAALFFILGFATWLNGSLMPYLKQILQLNPFQASLILFSFYIAVTFTALPSAWVIRKVGYKNGMALGMGIMMLAGLLFIPAAKTQVFALFLCAQLVMGAGQTLLQTAVNPYVVRLGPEESAAARVSVMGILNKGAGVIAPLVFSALILDSFKDRIGTTLSQAQIDEMANGLVLPYLGMAIFIGVLAIAVKKSPLPELSNSEEVAEAADKGQIKATLSHPNLALGVIALFVYVAVEVIAGDTIGTFALSLGVEHYGVMTSYTMVCMVLGYTLGILLIPRFISQPTALMISAILGLLLTLGILFGDNNSYVIANTLLVPFGGVALPDTLLLIAFLGLANAIVWPAVWPLALSGLGKFTSTGSALLIMGIAGGAFGPLFWGLMSSATDMGQQGGYMVMLPCYLFILFYAVKGHKMRHW
- the nagX gene encoding transmembrane glucosamine N-acetyltransferase NagX: MGALSERGGQSDQPTNLAKSKQRLKSLDALRGFDMFWILGAEGLFAALLLLTGWAGWQWGDEQMHHSQWHGFRFYDLIFPLFIFLSGVALGLSPKRLDKLPMVERLPVYRHGVKRLGLLLLLGVVYNHGWGTGIPADPDKIRYASVLGRIAFAWFFAAILVWHTSLRAQIAVALGILVTYGVMQLWLPYPTGQAGSFSQADSLNAYVDSLLLPGISYQARTPDPEGILSTLPAIVNALVGVFVGHFIVKPHPQGEWTKVALLAFVGALSLALGWLLDGIIPVNKDLWTSSFVLVTCGWSMLLLAFFYGVIDVLHWHRLAFVFVVIGSNAIIIYLASSLVDWKYLSQSLFGGIIGALPETAQPLGAVIALLAVQWLLLYWMYRKKIFVRI
- the nagA gene encoding N-acetylglucosamine-6-phosphate deacetylase; this encodes MTFTLIAERVFDGHEFHQHLPVSIEDGHIISLDTVAGAKEIRVAGTLVPGFIDVQVNGGGGALFNATPSVACIETIGRAHAQFGTTGFLPTLITDDVSVMAKAADAVAKAVANHSKGVLGVHFEGPHLSVPKKGVHPQGFIREISEAEIEIFCRQDLGLRVVTLAPENVSSAVIRKLVDAGVKVCLGHSNADYQTVVAALEAGATGFTHLFNAMSALGSREPGMVGAAIEDPYSWCGLIVDGHHVHPASAKVALRAKPRGKMMLVTDAMPPVGMDDETSFELFGTQVQRVGDRLNAVTGELAGCVLDMASAVDNTVSMLGLGLDEALRMASLYPAQFLGIDKQYGTIASGYRADLLLLNGKNQVLANYIAGQQVYHRG